The following are from one region of the Stigmatopora argus isolate UIUO_Sarg chromosome 9, RoL_Sarg_1.0, whole genome shotgun sequence genome:
- the LOC144082787 gene encoding uncharacterized protein LOC144082787 isoform X2, with product MSWAEEDWTAGLSGWVLQKVKKLQAHQERLSRENKQKQLQLDNIHISYEKQSQKYEEVRVELNAVRKELQSVREEAQLVVNGRQRLNQELQTKQAQVCSLEGQLDAARTLSSKLALDVKRVEAELEKLQNGSRSMDSTPFSTPCWSPSPSWKQHGSQKDERTLHREESSSSPHMQRLRFSDSSIDSLPRTHPSDQLDSVFTPLAVFPWERDDPKPAAGRGYPSSPQTPAVDQSKREAPGREKELDTKLDTTLSQMRCHVASLEEELSTKATTLKTLQDEVAQGKKKMSAAEISLQKAHNELSVAHTRISQESERASGVEHKLKQLQEELKCQRQNAESSRLQHQQRTKELEKQHQRDLQELQKEKQFMEKQHQQEVNKLNQELQQARTLHNALQAQADKLSQQKQTLEKELESLKERVKFTEGQLQESQKKETQLRAKLKEVMLDAEGVAISLEQSKKRTRTLEDETSRLAKERDDALCLLKELQEQKAAPLPDSTHLVPTRPITQSFSSQPTSNQVRSSTYTKSPPTPRVGPKRLKEEEEEEEEDLQRAEISISFPPNREPGEGIDSEHITSDTECSHRGKNYEEKISYTSNDSLAEVENGIIILKSKETNCADDLQKENAALRSELLDVREELHRRLEDLEVQRRSEAEARTRLKQLSRKHANQGAEKEEQDKQLKTQLDREKSENDRLRKNLKELEGKEDLDGIDRAQEAREMEMMQLNMQLKKQLGELKLQLALEQEGREQEKEELLKNTLTVKEGKKELSIQLEELRAQLAEIKSSKVQESLAEEKVVCNGLLTYGTLHSDHLNSNVSDDDVPSPGQYVLLCQSTKQHNALISQQAHKTVADLSDPECVSSKLIEEIEELRRENAQETERANQLQIKFTALQSQLTSQTRQLTLGFEKQSKYISGLLAELQEKDGVLLSQGEELRRCLQELDMLKNENAKGNTCQVRHEERMDDSFESMGSSDTQSNHKIDSTSQCDLVQSKHFDQTGQEALAVASRVALQNENQFLKQSLGTCITPDTCETIPTQLSTETNTLHDITPMGRTDGDLISHLQTQVVALQRKREELMMVSQEQAEELAIWRLAGQPSSTLDQVLHNQGQEMEKPAQPNTRGHNTTLVIREDELLLSSTSNRLQGHIISSSMQQVSLSGLSVQHCPTDMSKPSEDVSQLSGMCVSPPKESEHQTGQEHVSGRTAAEHLSLRVDSCARSVSTQTEDQSRPAASEGPPERPCTRTRTDSKEDKLDDASSHGEKAVLSAGREARDKMLFSTSFPIPADPVRLAERIRRNRTQLSAAFDDTEYEPYGLPEVVMKGFADIPTGPSCPYIVRRGLLGTVVVPLIHKEANPEDETD from the exons ATGAGCTGGGCCGAGGAGGACTGGACGGCGGGTCTGTCGGGATGGGTTCTGCAAAAGGTGAAAAAGCTTCAGGCCCACCAGGAACGTCTATccagggagaacaagcaaaagCAGCTGCAACTGGACAACATCCACATTAGCTATGAGAAGCAAAGTCAAAAG TACGAGGAGGTGCGCGTCGAGCTCAATGCTGTACGCAAGGAGCTTCAAAGCGTCCGGGAGGAAGCCCAGCTCGTCGTGAACGGCAGGCAGCGCCTCAACCAGGAGCTTCAGACCAAGCAGGCCCAAGTGTGCTCATTGGAGGGCCAGCTCGATGCCGCCCGTACCCTCAGCAGCAAACTGGCACTGGACGTGAAAAG AGTGGAAGCAGAACTAGAGAAgctccaaaatggcagcaggtcTATGGACAGCACTCCTTTCTCCACACCCTGCTGGAGTCCAAGCCCGTCGTGGAAACAGCATG gtaGCCAAAAGGATGAGAGGACATTGCACAGAGAGGAATCGTCGAGCTCGCCTCATATGCAA CGGCTGCGGTTCTCTGACTCTTCCATTGACTCGCTGCCCCGCACCCACCCATCCGATCAATTGGACTCTGTTTTCACTCCCTTGGCTGTGTTTCCGTGGGAACGGGACGACCCCAAGCCGGCGGCCGGGAGAGGCTATCCGTCTTCTCCCCAGACGCCCGCTGTGGATCAGTCAAAGCGGGAGGCGCCTGGCAGGGAGAAGGAACTCGACACAAAATTAGACA CAACGCTGTCACAAATGCGGTGTCACGTGGCGTCTCTAGAGGAAGAGCTGAGCACGAAGGCTACCACGCTGAAGACCCTTCAGGACGAAGTGGCACAaggcaaaaagaaaatgtccGCCGCGGAGATCAGCCTGCAGAAAGCCCACAATGAACTCAGCGTGGCCCACACACGTATCAGTCAGGAGAGCGAGCGG GCGTCTGGAGTAGAACATAAGCTTAAGCAGCTTCAAGAGGAGCTCAAGTGTCAACGGCAGAATGCCGAAAGCAGCCGACTGCAACATCAACAGCGAACGAAGGAGCTCGAAAAGCAACATCAGAGG GATCTCCAAGAGCTGCAGAAGGAGAAGCAGTTTATGGAAAAGcaacatcaacaggaagtgaataAACTCAACCAGGAGCTGCAGCAGGCCAGGACGCTTCACAATGCTCTTCAGGCACAAGCTGACAAG CTGTCTCAGCAGAAGCAAACACTGGAGAAAGAGTTGGAATCGTTGAAAGAGAGAGTCAAATTCACAGAGGGGCAGCTGCAGGAGAGTCAGAAAAAAGAGACGCAATTACGAGCAAAACTGAAG GAGGTGATGCTTGATGCGGAAGGTGTGGCCATTAGTCTGGAGCAGAGCAAGAAAAGAACGCGAACTTTGGAGGACGAGACAAGCAGACTGGCAAAAGAGCGAGACGATGCACTCTGTCTTCTGAAAGAACTGCAAG aacaaaaagctgcacctcTACCAGATTCCACACACCTTGTGCCTACTCGGCCCATTACACAAAGCTTTTCATCTCAGCCCACCTCTAATCAAGTTCGGTCATCCACGTACACCAAGAGTCCTCCCACGCCCCGGGTTGGGCCAAAACGgctaaaagaagaagaagaagaagaagaagaggacctGCAAAGGGCTGAAATTTCCATATCTTTCCCCCCTAACAGAGAACCCGGCGAAGGTATAGATTCTGAGCATATAACATCAGACACTGAGTGTTCTCACCGAGGGAAAAACTACGAAGAGAAGATTTCCTACACATCCAACGATTCGCTCGCCGAGGTGGAGAACGGCATCATAATTCTCAAGTCTAAGGAGACGAATTGCGCTGATGACCTCCAGAAGGAGAACGCTGCGTTGCGCTCAGAGCTGCTCGACGTTCGCGAAGAACTCCACAGACGTCTGGAAGACCTGGAAGTCCAGCGACGTTCCGAAGCGGAGGCCAGGACCCGTCTCAAGCAGCTGAGTCGCAAACATGCTAACCAGGGTGCCGAGAAAGAGGAACAGGACAAGCAATTAAAGACTCAGCTGGACAGGGAGAAGTCAGAGAACGACAGGTTGAGGAAGAACCTAAAAGAATTGGAAGGGAAAGAAGATCTGGACGGGATCGACCGGGCACAAGAGGCCCGGGAGATGGAAATGATGCAGCTCAACATGCAGCTGAAGAAGCAACTTGGGGAGCTTAAACTCCAGCTGGCTTTAGAACAAGAAGGCAGAGAGCAGGAGAAAGAGGAGTTGTTGAAAAATACTTTGACAGTGAAAGAGGGAAAGAAAGAACTGAGCATCCAACTTGAGGAACTTAGAGCTCAGCTTGCTGAAATTAAGAGCAGCAAAGTCCAAGAGTCTCTCGCCGAGGAGAAAGTGGTTTGCAATGGCCTGCTGACTTACGGGACGCTCCACAGTGACCACCTCAACTCCAACGTCTCAGACGATGACGTACCGTCACCCGGGCAGTACGTCCTCCTCTGCCAATCCACCAAGCAGCACAATGCGCTGATCTCCCAACAAGCACACAAGACAGTCGCCGACTTGAGCGATCCCGAGTGTGTGTCCTCCAAACTCATTGAGGAAATTGAAGAGCTGAGGAGAGAAAATGCACAGGAGACTGAACGGGCCAACCAGCTCCAAATTAAATTCACAGCCCTTCAAAGCCAG TTGACCAGTCAGACCCGGCAGCTGACGTTGGGCTTCGAAAAGCAGAGCAAGTACATTTCAGGACTTCTCGCTGAACTGCAGGAGAAGGACGGCGTCCTCCTAAGCCAGGGAGAAGAACTACGGCGTTGTTTGCAAGAGCTGGACATGCTAAAGAATGAGAACGCAAAGGGAAACACTTGCCAAGTGCGACATGAAGAGCGAATGGATGATTCTTTTGAATCAATGGGCTCCTCAGATACACAATCAAACCATAAAATAGACTCTACCTCTCAATGTGACCTAGTTCAATCAAAACACTTTGATCAAACCGGTCAAGAAGCTTTGGCGGTTGCTTCTCGAGTCGCTCTCCAAAATGAAAACCAATTTCTCAAACAAAGTTTGGGGACTTGCATCACCCCGGATACGTGTGAAACGATACCAACGCAACTCTCAACAGAAACCAATACGCTTCATGATATCACTCCAATGGGAAGAACTGATGGTGATCTCATCAGCCACCTGCAAACACAG GTGGTAGCGCTGCAGAGGAAGCGAGAGGAGCTTATGATGGTGTCCCAGGAGCAAGCTGAGGAATTGGCCATCTGGCGCTTGGCTGGTCAACCTTCTTCCACTTTAGATCAGGTCCTTCACAACCAGGGCCAGGAGATGGAAAAACCAGCACAGCCCAACACCAGAGGCCATAACACAACGCTGGTGATTAGAGAAGATGAGCTGTTGCTGTCTTCCACCTCCAACAGGCTGCAAGGTCACATAATCTCCTCCAG CATGCAGCAGGTCAGCCTGTCCGGTTTGAGTGTCCAGCATTGCCCGACTGACATGAGTAAG CCATCAGAAGACGTAAGCCAGCTGTCAGGAATGTGTGTAAGCCCACCCAAAGAGTCTGAACATCAAACGGGTCAAGAACACGTCAGCGGCCGGACAGCGGCCGAACACTTGAGCTTAAGAGTCGACTCCTGTGCCCGAAGTGTCAGCACTCAAACGGAAGATCAGTCGCGCCCTGCCGCCTCTGAGGGGCCACCTGAGCGCCCCTGTACGCGCACGCGGACTGACTCCAAGGAGGACAAGTTAGATGACGCTTCCTCTCACGGAGAGAAAGCTGTGCTATCTGCGGGGCGAGAGGCGCGAGACAAAATGCTCTTTTCCACTTCCTTCCCCATCCCGGCTGACCCGGTGCGCCTGGCGGAACGGATACGACGAAACAGGACGCAGCTGTCGGCGGCGTTTGACGACACTGAATATGAACCCTACGGTCTCCCGGAAGTTGTCATGAAAG GTTTTGCGGACATCCCCACTGGGCCCTCGTGCCCCTACATAGTGAGGCGGGGCTTGTTAGGGACTGTCGTGGTCCCTCTCATCCACAAGGAAGCCAACCCGGAGGACGAGACTGATTAA